A genomic stretch from Bradyrhizobium sp. 195 includes:
- a CDS encoding acyl-CoA dehydrogenase family protein — MIRDPAAFEALLDRVRRFVRDVAIPAEARVESSDEVPTDIVATMRTEGFFGWSIPEAYGGAGLTTEELVLAAFELSQCSVAFRARVGTNTGIGSEGIVADGTEQQKQTYLPRLASGEWTGCLAVTEPDAGSEASNVRTTARRDGDQYILDGEKCFITNAPLADVFTVTARSDPHSKGAAGVSAFIVERGSSGLVTGSPYRKMGQAGSPVSAVYFNQCRVPAANLIGGREGAGFKTIMNVLNKQRIHLAALSTGPAIRMLDMVIRHTTSRVQFGEPVANYQLVQAMIADCRTEIFAAQSMILETARKRDRGEDVALEASMCKYFATEMCGRVADRCVQMFGGAGYIADHSSIERWYRDVRLFRLYEGTSQIHQLNIARLVLRDAV; from the coding sequence ATGATCCGCGACCCTGCTGCTTTCGAAGCGCTGCTCGACCGTGTTCGCCGGTTTGTCCGCGACGTCGCCATTCCCGCCGAGGCGCGTGTTGAAAGCAGCGATGAGGTCCCCACGGACATCGTCGCCACCATGCGCACTGAGGGATTCTTCGGCTGGAGCATCCCGGAGGCCTATGGCGGGGCCGGGCTCACCACCGAGGAGCTCGTCCTGGCGGCGTTCGAGCTGTCGCAATGTTCGGTCGCCTTTCGCGCCCGCGTCGGCACCAACACCGGCATCGGCTCAGAGGGAATCGTCGCCGACGGGACCGAGCAGCAGAAGCAGACCTACCTGCCGCGCCTTGCCAGCGGCGAGTGGACCGGCTGCCTCGCCGTGACCGAGCCCGACGCAGGCTCGGAGGCCTCGAACGTCCGGACCACCGCCCGCCGCGACGGCGATCAGTACATTCTCGACGGCGAGAAATGCTTCATCACCAACGCGCCACTTGCGGACGTCTTCACCGTCACGGCGCGAAGCGATCCGCATTCGAAGGGCGCGGCGGGCGTCTCGGCTTTCATCGTCGAGCGCGGCAGTTCCGGCCTTGTGACCGGCTCGCCGTATCGCAAGATGGGGCAGGCGGGCTCGCCCGTCAGCGCCGTCTATTTCAACCAATGCCGGGTGCCCGCGGCCAATCTGATCGGCGGCCGCGAGGGCGCGGGCTTCAAGACCATCATGAATGTGCTGAACAAGCAGCGCATTCATCTGGCCGCGCTGTCGACCGGGCCGGCGATCCGGATGCTCGACATGGTCATCCGCCACACCACCAGCCGCGTCCAGTTCGGCGAGCCGGTTGCGAACTATCAGCTGGTGCAGGCGATGATCGCCGACTGCCGCACTGAGATCTTCGCGGCGCAATCGATGATCCTCGAAACAGCGCGCAAGCGCGACCGGGGCGAGGACGTCGCGCTCGAAGCGTCGATGTGCAAGTATTTCGCGACCGAGATGTGCGGCCGCGTGGCCGATCGTTGCGTGCAGATGTTCGGCGGTGCCGGCTACATCGCCGATCACTCCTCGATCGAGCGCTGGTACAGAGACGTGCGGCTGTTCCGGCTCTACGAGGGGACCAGCCAGATTCACCAGCTCAACATCGCGCGCCTCGTGCTGCGGGACGCAGTGTGA